CTCCTCGAGTCAATAAGGAGAGAAAACCCCGAAGTTAGATTTGTACACGTGAGTACTGATGAAGTCTACGGCGATATTCTGAAGGGTTCATTTACGGAAAATGACCGTTTAATGCCCTCCTCCCCATATTCTGCGACGAAAGCGGCCAGCGATATGTTAGTTCTCGGGTGGACAAGGACTTACAACCTGAATGCATCGATAACGAGGTGCACAAACAACTACGGCCCCTATCAATTCCCGGAGAAGCTCATTCCAAAGACTATAATAAGGGCGAGCTTGGGGCTTAAGATACCCATATATGGTACTGGGAAGAACGTTAGGGATTGGCTATATGTGGAGGATCACGTTAGAGCAATTGAGCTTGTCCTGCTCAAAGGTGAATCCAGGGAGATATACAATATCTCAGCTGGAGAAGAGAAGACAAACCTGGAAGTAGTTAAGATTATTTTAAGGCTCATGGGCAAAGGCGAGGAGTTAATAGAGTTAGTTGAGGATAGACCAGGGCATGACTTACGCTATTCCCTGGATTCTTGGAAGATAACCAGAGACCTAAAGTGGAGACCAAAGTACACTTTTGATGAGGGAATTAAGAAGACCATTGATTGGTATTTAAAGAATGAGTGGTGGTGGAAGCCTTTAGTTGATGAGAGGATACTCCACCCAACTCCCTGGAAACTAAAATGGTAGCAGGTTTAGTGGATAAAGATTCTTGAGGATTCACGTCTCAAGATAATTTGGAGTTTGATAAAACAGATATAGGAAGCTCTCAAAGAGGTGGTGAAGATGCCCTTTGAGTTCAAGAGGCTTGAAATTCCCGATGTGGTCTTGATAAAGCCAAAGGTTTTTGAAGATGAAAGGGGTTTCTTTATGGAGACCTACAAAAAATCCGACTTCGAAAAGGCGGGAATTAAGGGTGAGTTTGTGCAGGATAATCATTCTAAGTCTAAATACGGTGTCCTTAGGGGCTTGCACTTTCAGAGGGGATCCTATGCCCAAGCCAAGATAGTTAGATGTATAAGGGGAGTTATATATGATGTTGCAGTGGACTTGAGGAGAAACTCGCCAACGTTTGGG
This Pyrococcus horikoshii OT3 DNA region includes the following protein-coding sequences:
- the rfbB gene encoding dTDP-glucose 4,6-dehydratase encodes the protein MKLLVTGGMGFIGSNFIRYILEKHPDWEVINIDKLGYGSNPANLKDLEDDPRYTFVKGDVADYELVKELVRKVDGVVHLAAESHVDRSISSPEIFLHSNVIGTYTLLESIRRENPEVRFVHVSTDEVYGDILKGSFTENDRLMPSSPYSATKAASDMLVLGWTRTYNLNASITRCTNNYGPYQFPEKLIPKTIIRASLGLKIPIYGTGKNVRDWLYVEDHVRAIELVLLKGESREIYNISAGEEKTNLEVVKIILRLMGKGEELIELVEDRPGHDLRYSLDSWKITRDLKWRPKYTFDEGIKKTIDWYLKNEWWWKPLVDERILHPTPWKLKW
- the rfbC gene encoding dTDP-4-dehydrorhamnose 3,5-epimerase; its protein translation is MPFEFKRLEIPDVVLIKPKVFEDERGFFMETYKKSDFEKAGIKGEFVQDNHSKSKYGVLRGLHFQRGSYAQAKIVRCIRGVIYDVAVDLRRNSPTFGKYVGVILSEYNKYQLYIPRGFAHGFVVLSDVAEVVYKVDNVYAPDYEGGLIWNDPDVGIKWPIEDPILSEKDKKWPTLRELIERGWVF